The following nucleotide sequence is from Anabaena sphaerica FACHB-251.
AAATTAATTTCCGGGCTAATAGCTAAAGTACGTTAAAACGTACTATATTTTGATATCTAATTAAACCAAAATACAATCAAATTTTATTTTCTAAATAGAATAAATAAAGATTAAATAGTCGGTTAAAACCGACTTTAGCTTTGAGACAGGGAATTTATTCCCTGGCTTTAATATTTATTAATATTTATGAATGAAAAATGTTTTGACGATGCCATTCTAAAGCTTCAATATCTGGAAAGTATTTCTCTATTCGAGGAAGTATGAGTTTTTCACCATGAAAATCTTTTATCGGTTTAGCATGGGGAGAAACTTCTTCCAATTCTTTACTAACTATAATTGTGTATTTCTCATCAACACCAAACCAACCTCTATCAAATGCCCAATGATGATTTTTACATAAGGCTATTCCGTTATGTATTCTGCTGTCATAAAATTGTGAAAATGGTTTTATATGTGCGCCGTCAACTATATTTTGGCTGAGATTTTTGTTAACTATTAAACCACAAAAGGCACATTGACAACCATATACAGAAACTACCGCTTTTCTAAAAAAAGCATTTCTAATGATTGTTTTTTGCAACCTATATTTAGGATTATTTTCAACAGCTTCAGGTATTATTATTTCATCTTCAAAGTTTTGATTAATTTGTAAAATACTATCTATTTGATGATCTATATCAGGAAAAAAAGCTGCTATCAGTGCATCTAATAATTCTTTTCTAGAGAGTTCATTTTTCAAAAATTCAAATAATTCACTATCTAAGTAAGCATACTCTACAGATTTTTTTAATGTGTTAGTTGTTTTTGGTTGTAAGCCATTAAAATCAGGTTTAAATTCTAAGTGCCAAAAACCTTCACTTTGTAAATGAAAGAAAGGATAGTGTAACCCTCCTGTATAAGAATGTGATCCTATTATTTGCCAATATTTTTCAAATGTTTCAATTAATTCATCTGATACTCTAATTTCATTTATGTCAATAATATCTCTGCTAATTAAATCTATAATTGATAGAATTAAGATAGGTTTATGTAGAGCAGTACCACGTTTTTTGCTGTTGCTGACATTCAGATTAGATAATTTTTGACAGTATAATGTTAGATTATCCATGTTTTTAAAAACTGATTAAATGTAATTAATGTGTAATTTTTTAATTTAGGAATTTTCTTAAATCAAATTCTCCTGTTTCTTCATTTTTCTTGTCTTTATCAGATATTAAAAATAATAAAATTGTGTCTGAATAATCAATTGAACCTCTAAGTTCACCTTGCAAAATTTCTAAACCACCATTAGCGTATTCTTCAAAAATTTTATGACGTTGATTTTCATATTCTTCCTCATTAGGAGATAAAATTTGAATATTCTGAGTTTCTGTAATTCCCAATAATTTAATTACAGTATCATATCCCATTGATATAAAA
It contains:
- a CDS encoding HNH endonuclease; translation: MDNLTLYCQKLSNLNVSNSKKRGTALHKPILILSIIDLISRDIIDINEIRVSDELIETFEKYWQIIGSHSYTGGLHYPFFHLQSEGFWHLEFKPDFNGLQPKTTNTLKKSVEYAYLDSELFEFLKNELSRKELLDALIAAFFPDIDHQIDSILQINQNFEDEIIIPEAVENNPKYRLQKTIIRNAFFRKAVVSVYGCQCAFCGLIVNKNLSQNIVDGAHIKPFSQFYDSRIHNGIALCKNHHWAFDRGWFGVDEKYTIIVSKELEEVSPHAKPIKDFHGEKLILPRIEKYFPDIEALEWHRQNIFHS
- a CDS encoding DNA phosphorothioation-associated protein 4, with translation MAESGRIRVAKDKADLVKALISSDGGYGPFQTFADVIVFAAALGVKNKKRVPFEEVSKREPAPIRLETFISMGYDTVIKLLGITETQNIQILSPNEEEYENQRHKIFEEYANGGLEILQGELRGSIDYSDTILLFLISDKDKKNEETGEFDLRKFLN